Proteins from a genomic interval of Spea bombifrons isolate aSpeBom1 chromosome 4, aSpeBom1.2.pri, whole genome shotgun sequence:
- the LOC128491624 gene encoding olfactory receptor 11A1-like, whose translation MQPGLPTDVREQSCDIVSAMNQTTIYEIYLRGFENIQTLKGFIFCLFLVVFAITLTGNFLIITAVTSNYRLHTPMFFFLCHLSLSDMLLTTNIVPNTWSLILSDGAVVPITGCITQFFFYGTSVITECLLLTAMSYDRYLAICKPLHYNNTMDFRLCLSLAIGSWSLGLLITLITVIFLHNLWFCGPNIIDHFFCDLGPLLELSCSDTTIVQFEAFTFSTLLTIVPFVFISTTYAGIFLTIMRIPSITGRQKTSTCSSHLAVVCTYYGALFAMYVVPSRGYSLNINKVVSLMYTVVTPLFNPIIYSLRNQEIKTTLGKYLGRRRSKF comes from the exons atgcagccaggactgcctacTGATGTCAGAGAGCAGTCCTGTGACATCG TGAGTGCAATGAATCAAACAACAATTTATGAAATCTATCTCAGGGGGTTTGAGAACATTCAGACTTTGAAAGGCTTTATATTCTGTCTCTTTCTAGTGGTATTCGCCATCACGTTAACCGGAAACTTTCTCATTATAACGGCGGTAACCTCAAATTATCGTCTTCATAcccccatgttttttttcctttgtcacttGTCTCTTTCCGACATGTTACTCACCACAAACATTGTCCCAAACACGTGGTCTCTCATACTTTCAGACGGTGCGGTTGTTCCTATCACAGGCTGCATAacgcaattttttttctatggtaCTTCAGTAATAACCGAGTGTCTTCTCCTCACCGCCATGTCCTATGACCGTTACCTTGCCATTTGTAAACCGCTACACTACAACAATACCATGGACTTCCGACTTTGTCTGTCTTTGGCCATAGGCTCGTGGTCATTAGGTCTTCTGATAACGCTCATTACGGTAATTTTTCTGCACaacttgtggttttgtggaCCCAACATCATTGACCATTTTTTTTGCGATCTTGGTCCTCTTCTGGAGCTGTCTTGTTCCGACACAACTATAGTACAATTCGAAGCATTCACGTTCTCTACTCTTTTAACCATCGTTCcgtttgtatttatttcaacaACGTATGCTGGTATTTTTCTCACTATCATGCGGATCCCGTCCATCACCGGGAGGCAGAAAacctccacctgcagctctcacCTGGCCGTCGTATGCACGTACTACGGTGCGCTGTTCGCAATGTATGTGGTTCCGTCGAGGGGCTACTCCTTAAACATTAACAAGGTTGTATCACTGATGTATACGGTGG